Proteins encoded in a region of the Planococcus citri chromosome 1, ihPlaCitr1.1, whole genome shotgun sequence genome:
- the LOC135849775 gene encoding putative fatty acyl-CoA reductase CG5065, producing the protein MNANTTNRKYGDINRNTSWKYCSNNNNNNINNNNNNLSTVNNNTLLSANEQSEIIRFYDEGKVLITGSTGFIGKALTEKLLRTCVTVSTIYLLIRPKKGQSCEERCNDLLQNPVFDRIRAEECSEKILSKVVCIAGDVTEPDLGMSEENKNKLLEEVTIVFHSAATVKFNESLDTAVTLNTLGTQRVLLFCKQMKNLKALIHVSTAYSNADKEEISETVYPIPVNIFGEIKPNEMLSEELLKKIGRKLQRKHPNTYTVTKAMAEWVVAEYSDDIAAAIVRPSIVTAAWREPFEGWVDNVSGITGIMMEIGRGTIRSIICDQRLVVDVIPVDFVINTLIAAAWHTATFRTNAIKVYNCTSGTLNPLSWEELGALTQRHSLSVPSKYIQWYPGFAFRTNRFIHLLSEMMFHFFPAFLLDTVLRLSGSKPMMLKIYNRFKLAAKTGEFFALHQWNFANGNVQILQQEMLSVVDQDIFNVDISTLNWDVYIKNYMLGIRKYVLKDPVETIPSAKKKLQRLYWAHKVLQVMTGIVLLKLLRN; encoded by the exons atgaacgCCAATACGACGAATCGTAAATACGGTGACATTAATCGGAACACGTCATGGAAGTAttgcagcaacaacaacaataataatattaacaataataataataatttatcgaCCGTAAACAACAATACTCTACTCTCGGCTAACGAGCAGAGTGAAATAATTCGATTTTACGATGAAGGAAAAGTTCTCATCACAGGCAGTACCGGATTCATCGGTAAAGCTTTGACTGAAAAGTTGCTCAGGACTTGCGTCACCGTATCCACCATATATTTATTAATAAGGCCGAAGAAAGGTCAAAGCTGCGAAGAAAGATGTAACGATTTGCTACAGAATCCT GTCTTTGATCGTATTCGAGCCGAAGAATGTTCCGAAAAAATACTTTCCAAGGTCGTTTGCATCGCTGGAGATGTAACCGAACCAGATTTAGGAATGTCCGAAGAGAATAAGAATAAGCTTTTGGAAGAAGTGACCATAGTGTTTCATTCGGCAGCTACAGTCAAGTTCAACGAAAGCTTAGATACTGCGGTAACGCTCAATACTTTGGGCACCCAAAGGGTGTTACTGTTTtgtaaacaaatgaaaaatttaaaa GCTTTAATTCATGTTTCTACCGCTTACTCGAATGCTGACAAAGAGGAAATTTCAGAAACAGTGTATCCGATTCCGgtgaatatttttggtgaaattaaaCCCAACGAAATGCTATCAgaagaattactcaaaaaaattggacgTAAATTACAAAGAAAGCATCCTAATACTTATACGGTTACGAAAGCTATGGCTGAATGGGTCGTCGCAGAATACTCAGATGATATCGCCGCTGCCATTGTTAGACCGAGTATAG TGACAGCAGCCTGGCGAGAACCTTTCGAAGGATGGGTCGACAACGTCAGCGGTATTACCGGTATAATGATGGAAATTGGAAGAGGAACTATACGTAGTATTATATGTGATCAACGATTAGTAGTGGACGTAATTCCAGTAGACTTCGTAATAAATACTTTGATTGCTGCTGCCTGGCATACTGCTACTTTCAG GACAAACGCAATAAAAGTGTACAACTGTACGTCAGGTACATTGAATCCTCTAAGTTGGGAAGAACTAGGAGCTCTGACTCAACGCCATTCGTTATCTGTGCCATCGAAATATATCCAGTGGTATCCAGGATTTGCATTTCGTACAAATCGTTTCATACATTTACTCAGTGAAATGATGTTTCACTTTTTCCCCGCTTTCTTACTGGATACAGTTTTACGCTTAAGTGGATCTAAACCAAT GATGTTGAAAATCTACAATAGATTTAAATTAGCTGCCAAAACGGGCGAATTTTTCGCTCTCCATCAATGGAACTTCGCCAATGGAAATGTACAAATTCTTCAACAGGAAATGCTCAGCGTTGTCGATCAAGATATTTTCAACGTCGATATTTCAACGTTAAACTGGGACGTGTATATTAAAAACTACATGCTAGGTATTCGTAAATACGTGCTCAAAGATCCTGTCGAAACAATACCAAGTGCCAAGAAGAAATTACAAAG gTTGTATTGGGCGCATAAAGTTCTGCAAGTCATGACAGGAATTGTTCTTCTTAAACttttaagaaattaa